Genomic window (Arachis hypogaea cultivar Tifrunner chromosome 13, arahy.Tifrunner.gnm2.J5K5, whole genome shotgun sequence):
AAGTAATTTGGAAAGAAAGTTAAAGAGAAAAaagtagagagaagggagagaaaatTCTTGAGCATTGGAAGAATGGAGGATGAACGGCGGTTGTACCGACGGCGTTGCTCACATAGCCGGAACTATCGATGAAGAGGTAAGtgtctctattttctttcaatattttaataattgtatatttttattcaatattaaggaagtaatttattaattagaaagATAGAGACTTAGTTTAGCTTTtggtttgaaaataaaaatttgaaatttaaactttGATATTTAACATCTAATAGTAAAGGTAGAGAAGTAGGATTTTAAGTTGTGGAtggtaaattaataattttaaaacccAAGTAGCTTAAGAATAGAAACATAAGCTATAGTTTGGTGATGTCATTGTTAGAAATTAAGTTGATGTTCTTTATTTCTGAAGATGCAGCCAACCCGATGTGTCTATAGCGTCCGTAGGCAACAGAATATGCCGTTACATGACAGGATCATACCTTACTTGGAGAGGGCTGGGTTGTACCACTTGGTTAGGCTGAACGCGCATTGGTTCTGGTTGGATGAGCCTCTGGTCAGCGTATTTATCGAGAGGTGACGGCCTGAGACCCACActtttcatatgccatttggagAGTGTACTATCAGCTCCAGGATGTGGCATACCAACTCGGGCTGCATGTGGATGGCCAGGCTGTTTCCGAGTGCATGACAGACTTCCACCTGCACATCGAGGGGGCCAGACCGGTGGGAGTGGTTCAAGGACTTATTTGGTGAGCTTCCACCACCGGATAAGAGAAAGTTGTACACAGTCCACTTAACATGGTTCCATGAGCGGTTCAGGGTGTTACCAGCTGATGCTTCGGAGGAGACCGTGCGCATATATGCACGTGCGTATATTATGATGCTTCAGTCGACACAGCTGTTCATGGACAAGAGTGCTAATCGGGTCCACCTTCGCTGGTTGCCTTTTATGGCGAGACTTTATGACATGGGTAGCTATAGCTGGGGCATCGCTGCATTGGCGTGGCTATACCGATGCATGTGCAGGGTGGCGAACAGAAACGTCACCAACTTGGCTGGACCCCTACAATTGCTACAGTCATGGATTTTTTGGCGGTTCTCCACATTGAGGCCGCAGTGTTTTGACGCTTTCTCTTTTCCATTGGCATCCAGGTATAATTTAATTCACGTATTCTTTCAAGTTCATAACATTCTATATATGAAATTACATACTTACGTGATATTTCTGCAACTTAGATGGGCCACATAATTGCCCACTTCTGATGGAAAAGAACAATGGATTATTCGGTATCATCTGGCATTGGATCGACTAACACATCAATTGTAAGtaatttgtttttgttcttcattattttattagttcttcccCCACTTATATGTATACATTGGTACAATGCTGACTTGCCTCCTGACTATCAGATTGTGTGGGAGCCTTATGGTTCTCTGGACATACTGGCAGTCATCCATTCGAAGATACTGATAGAGGAGCACATCCGATTATGGCGGGCCGTCACCAGTCTGATATACTTTGCAGTGATTAAGTGGCATCAGGTAGATAGAGTCTTCCCACAGCTAGGGAGCGTACAGCATATGCCTGAGCCAGCGCTCAATATAGAGTATCTTCATAGTAAGGACGACATGGATGGAGATAGATGGTTCTCCACTTACTATAGGACATGGCATCAGCATTGGGACGAGCGAGTTTGCTCTGTGTTGAGTGTCCAGAGAGTGGCTGATCCTAGTCCATCTGCTGAGTACCTGGACTGGTGGCACCGTGTTGCACATAGGATTCTGTCACCAGGGATTGCTTTCGCCGACCCCAGGCCGACCCAAGTTCTAGACGATGCTATACTCAGAGGGTCGTCGCAGGCGCCGACTAGAGTTCCAATATCGGATATTCCGGACAACAGACGTGTGGAGCAGAGATGATGCATTGGTACACGTGTCACTGATCGCGAGTGGCACTGGCTCGACGACATGATGCAGGAGTAGCAGGTTGGTGGTGATGACGGAGGCTAGGCAGATCATCGCCTTTGTCGATCTAGTGCTAGACGACAGGCTGCTCGTGCTAGATGAGCACCTCCCGTCCACCATGAAGACGAGGCTGGATCGTCCCGTGGGCACCCTACTGACACTCAGGTTGGTGGCACTGCGGAGGCTAGTATGGGTGGTACACCTTTTACTCACGTATCTAGCTCTTAGGTACTGCATGAGTGTAGCACGCAGATGTTAGCTGATCTTGCTACCACTACTTTCACCATGGATTTGGACGATCAGCTGGCTGGAACCCAATTCTAAGCATATTTTGTTGAGATCATACGAGGTGACGACGTTCATCAGTACCAGAGTCCGATTCCAGGCGGCCCGTCCGACCCTCCGGAGTATAGGTCACAGCCAGCGGATGTGCCATCCCAGGCTCCTGAGACCCAGCTCCCGGTCGACCTGAATGTGCCCGCAGGCAGCCCGTACGACACTTGGTTCGGCATGGGGGGACGCTACCATCTGCATTGGAGTTGGGCTACAGGAGGCTCCACCTGGATATCGGCGAGCGGCCAGGGTTAGGCGTCCGACTCGATGTGGCACAGGCCCACACCTACTTGGTCCATTCGTGGGCGACCATGATGTTGATGGTGACCAGCAGTAGCGTCATTGTCTTATTTCTAACCGTTATCCTTGTATGAATGATgacttatttattttctgttaggGTTAACGACTTGTGACAGTTATATTTGTATGATTTATGTAGTTAACTTATTTTGTGTTATTGTTAATGCCTTGTGGCTATTCTTTTCGTACGACTTATTGCAAATGACGATTACATTTTGTATCAATtcgtgcattttacataatttggTTGTTACTATTACACAGGTATATATAATCACCCACTTTACTCATAATCCActacagggtgtagcggattATGCACAAACACAATttggtcataaaccgctacagggtATAGCGGTTTATGAGTATTGAAGTCCTCAACGTAATCTGCGACAGCCTGTAGCGGATTACGTGCAATTGGGTTCCGCTACAGGGTATAGCGGATTACATACAATTGCGTTTGTTGCATTTGCGTCTGGAATTCGCCAATGTTGTATTTGCGTAAGGGTTTCCATCAATCATTTTATTTGTGTAAATTGCCCtaaaattaacgattaaaattattaaaatgctaatatttttaaaatatttagggtaaagtatatttgtTGTCTTTGAAATTTGGTAAAAGCTTTAAAAAtatccttaagttttattttgttttaattttgtcttaaaagtttttgatttgcatAAAATATACTCCCgacagctaaattttcaaaaattttaagatcaatcCAACAACAATGTATGACAATTATGTTGGATTTGCTTATGTTAaaagttgttcttatgaaattgttgttgaattggtcctaaattttttgaaaaattagccgttaggaatatatttgatacaaataaaaaatttatagaataaaattgaaacaaataaaacttagggatatttttaaaattcttaccAAACTTCAGGaacaaatcaaatatttaaaatttgtttatatTCCATTATTTTGAATAGTCGTCATGATTGTTGGGAGATTAAATACGTGCTTTTTAATTTAAGGTAGGTTTAACATTAGtatttatacaaatttttaatatttttaataaatatataacaaatataagttttacataaaaaatatttaattagtcATTTTAACCGATTTTCTAATTAGCAaaatccttttatttattttattatcaaagaattagctaatttatatttttagaatatttgttaaagacactaaaagtaataatattcaatttttgtttttacaCATTTAATACTTCAAAAGtgcattgaaaatataaaaattagaatttttgatttgtgttttcacattttatttttatcattatcaATCTTTTAGACTTTTATGAAATAAaaagacaaattaaaaataaaaacaaaaaaatttattatttttatttttattttcagaacgaaacaaaaaattactaaaaataaagacaaaataaaaatgcaaattgGTACGGTTTAGCATCTTCAACTGAATCTAAGACATTTTATTAGCTCAATCACACCTCTTTGTAGATATAATTAGGCACAAGATACTCGAACTATATCCTATCTCATTAAATTCGGCAAGAATCTActataaatctttttttaattcataGTAGATATATTATAATAACTATGTtatgtatacactaaaattaactattaaaaatagttatcaatataaaatatatatttatatataaatacagtgactgattttagtgactgattttagtgtacgaataatatttttaatattataaatacttATAAGTAGAACAAACATTCACCCTAATAAAaagtatgttattttttttaatcctcATATCTTTTGGACGATCATTGATTTGATCGACATAATCCCTTATAATTACACCATCCGACTTGTGAATATAATTGATTGGAAGTCTCTATTTTCTTAAAGATAAATCTAGATAGTTAGTGTCGAACACAAATAAAAACATCTTCTATTTgctttcttatcttttaaaatacatattaattattaaatcttattatttatgtgtcaaatactaattaatatatatgatatTAGTGAATTGTAATTTAATAGCCAATAGTTAATTGTTGTCTTTGTAAAGAAGCTTCTGTAGTTGTTTAATTCTCACTGAAGTTTAGTGAAGAAGATCAAGTAGCCTTTAGATATTATTGGATTGGTTTTACCTAACACTCAAGCTCACAGCAATTAAGAGCACTCAAACTCACTACCTAAGAATTCACTAGTTCCACATCTGATCTATATATTTTCCCCTGTTCTTACtcattacaataattaataactCACATAGCTCAAGCTAATTGAGTAAATTGATACACTTTATTACAAATATAAATATGAGAGAAAGAAGTAAGATTGCATAATAAAGGACTTTAATTTTGGTACTGGAATTTTCTATGCTGAATAATCAGTTTACCACCGCTGTGGTTGACGTTTCTTTAATGAAGTTGTACCCTTGTTGGGTTATATAAGCTTAAGAAAGAAACTAGCTACTTTCTACAATTTTAATTTATACCTCTTTTCTCTCTCGTGGTAAATTCTCACTACAACCAACATGCATGTTATTTGAAACAAGAATGTTACGTATTAAAATCAACTATTAGAATTATTAGTTATTagcataaaaatatattaaaatataaaata
Coding sequences:
- the LOC140177768 gene encoding serine/threonine-protein phosphatase 7 long form homolog — protein: MNGGCTDGVAHIAGTIDEEMQPTRCVYSVRRQQNMPLHDRIIPYLERAGLYHLVRLNAHWFWLDEPLTSTCTSRGPDRWEWFKDLFGELPPPDKRKLYTVHLTWFHERFRVLPADASEETVRIYARAYIMMLQSTQLFMDKSANRVHLRWLPFMARLYDMGSYSWGIAALAWLYRCMCRVANRNVTNLAGPLQLLQSWIFWRFSTLRPQCFDAFSFPLASRTMDYSVSSGIGSTNTSIIVWEPYGSLDILAVIHSKILIEEHIRLWRAVTSLIYFAVIKWHQVDRVFPQLGSVQHMPEPALNIEYLHSKDDMDGDRWFSTYYRTWHQHWDERVCSVLSVQRVADPSPSAEYLDWWHRVAHRILSPGIAFADPRPTQVLDDAILRGSSQAPTRVPISDIPDNRRVEQR